DNA sequence from the Chloroflexota bacterium genome:
CATGACTCGCGCCAGAATGGGGAGACGCGGCGACATGGGGACGCGGGGACGCGGGGACACGGAGACACGGGGACACGGAGACGCGGAGACGCGGCGATACGGCGATGCGGAGACTCTGACACTCTGAAAAGCAACACCTGCGTCATTCATATCGGGGTCTTCCGAGTCAAGGTCGGGTTTAGATTATCAGGACGAGCGATGCCAGCGCCAGGACCAGAATGACAGCGAACATGGCGACAATTGGCCACTCGTCCTTTTCGGCGTAGTAACCGGGGCTGACGATGACGGTGTAGAACAACATGCCGATAGCGACCAGATAAAGCCACTGGCTCCAACTTTGGCCGGTGAGCAGGCCGACGCTTCCGGCTACCAGGGCAATGGCCGTGACAAACTCGGCGTCGTAGCCGGGACTGACCTGGGTCGCCCGCACGAGGGACGGTTGCCATCCACGAATGACCTGCGCGCAATTCGTGCATTCGTGGCCCCGTTCGTGGACGGCGGGCTCAAGCATTCTTCTCGGATCGGCTGCTGCCGTGCCTCCCGGCACGCCTGCTGGCGTGGCGTAGCGTCGCAATGACTTGGCGATAGGGGGACGCTGCGACACTCCGACATTCTGACATTCCGAACTCTGTCTTGCCGGTTTTCACTTGACTCAGAAACGATTTCGTGCTAAATTTCCGTTATCGGACACACCAGTTGAACCAGCAGCTGTTTTCTCACCAAACGCTCAATCCGCTTGATCCGATTTTCTGCCCGTCCATCAGAAGGCGCCTTCTGTTGATCACCTCCAGAGAACGAGTGAATTTAGCGCTTACTCACCGCCAGCCAGACCGGGTTCCCCTGGATCTGGCAGGAAGTGTTGTGACCGGCATGGCGGCCAGTGCGGTCTATCAACTGCGTCAGGCGTTGGGTCTGGATGAGCCCGGTACACCGGTCAAGGTCATCGAGCCGTATCAGATGTTGGGCGAGGTCAAGGCCGATCTGATGGAGGTGCTGGGGGTGGACGTGGTTCCGTTGCAGGGAAACAGGACGATTTTCGGTTTTCGCAATGTGGACTGGAAACCGTGGACGACCTTTGATGGCGCTCCGGTGCTGGTTCCCGGTGGCTTCAATACCGAGCCGCAAGAAAACGGCGATATCATGATGTATCCGGAGGGGGACAGATCGGTAGCGCCCAGCGGACGGATGCCCAAAGGGGGCTGGTACTTCGATGCCATCATCCGCCAGCCGTTTATCGACGATGACAATCTGAACGTCGAGGATAATCTCGAGGAATTCGGTCCCATTTCCGATGAAGACCTCGAATATCTCCGCGCTGAGGCAGAGCGGCTGTACACAAGCACCGATAAGGCGCTGCTGGCCAATTTCGGCGGCACTGGTTTTGGCGACATTGCTCTCGTTCCGGCCCCCTGGCTCAAGGATCCCCGCGGTATTCGCGATGTGGAGGAATGGTACATCAGCACCATTGCGCGACGCGACTACGTCTATCAGGTGTTCGAGCGGCAATGCGAGATCGGGCTGGAGAATTTGACACGCATCCATGAGGTTGTGGGCGAAAATGTGACAGCCATCATCGTCACCGCTACCGATTTCGGCATGCAGCGCGGCTGTTTCATCTCACCTCGGTCCTATCGGGACCTCTACGCACCTTTCCACCGTGAAGTTAACAGCTGGATCCATGCCAACACCAGCTGGAAAACATTCATTCATTCCTGCGGCTCTATCATGCCGCTCATCGACGACTTCATCGAGGTCGGATTCGATATTCTCAACCCGGTTCAAACCTCGGCGGCCAACATGCAGCCGCAGGAGTTGAAGCAGCGGTTTGGCGAGCGCATCACCTTTTGGGGCGGCGGCGTGGACACGCAGCAGACCTTTCCAAATGGCTCGCCCGATGAGGTGCGCCGCGAAGTGCGCGAGCGCATCGAGGTTTTCGGTGAAGGTGGCGGCTTTGTGTTCAATACCATTCACAATGTTCAGGCCAACGTGCCTGTCGAAAACATCGTCGCCATGTACGAGACGGTACGAGGCGACGATTCCTACTAATTGGAGGCAGTCAGACATTATCTGGACAATCCCTTCCTCATCAAGGATATGGTCGAAACAAATCAACGCCGCTCCATCGAGGGATTATTCAGGTAAGTTCTGTCTTGATGATTTACCTAACTCTTTCAACCCATCTCACCCATCAAATGGAGGACAGGAACCATGACTACCGAAAAGAAATCTCGAAAAGAGATTAGCATGCGTGTTGCCTTGACGTTCATGGCAGTTGCTGCTGTCGTGATCATTCTGGCGGGCTGCGCCGCGCCTATTGTGCCTGCCGCAGCGCCGGCCGCGGCACCAGATACAGCCGCGGAACCGGCGGAACAGGAAGGCCCGAAACGAAAGGTCATCTTCGTCACTCACGACCTCAATCCTTTCTTCATCCCTGCCATCATCGGCCTGAAGGACTTTGGCGAGATGGCGGGGTGGGAGACCGAGTTCATTGGGCCAACCATCCATGACACCCAGGGGACCATCGAGTACCAGTACAATGCTCTAGCGGCCCAACCCGACGCTGTCGGATTCACTGCTGTGGATAGCGATGCATTCCTGGATCCTATTCGCCAGGCGCAAGAGGCAGGTATTCCCGTAGTTCTCTTCAACACCCGGGCGCCTGGAGTGAAAGAGGAAACCGGCGTGGCCTATGTCGGGCAGGATTTCGTCCAGGCCGGGCATATCGCCGGCTATGAGCTGGGCAAGTACATCACCGAACACACTGGCAAAACGGAAGGCCTGGTCGTACAACCCATCATCGCTCCCGGCCACTTCGCCCTGGAGACCCGCAACAGCGCCGGCACCGAAGGCCTGCAACGCTACAACGAGGAATTCGGCACCAACTTCACCACCGAGGCGCTGGCAACTACCACTGAACCAGACCAGGCGATGGCCGACTTCGAGGCCAAGTGGGCAGCCGACGGCGACAAGATCGTAGGCTGGTTGGCCGCCGACTTCACCCACACCTTCGTCGGTGATTGGGCCAAGAAGAATGACCTGGTAGGTCAATTTGCCGTGGGCGGCTACGACCTGCTTGACGCCACCATGACGAATATCAAGGATGGCTCCGTCGACTTCTCCATCGGCCAGAATCCCTATGGCCAGGGTTTCCTCACTGCCGCCCTGATCTTCCAGCAATTGGAGCGAGGTTATCCCGCCAGCGACATCGATACCGGCGCCGAACTCATCGATGCATCGACCATCGATGCCGTTATCGAGCGCGAAACGCTGTGGAAAGAAGCCGGCCAGGAGCTTGGTTTCGACCTTGAAACCGGCGGCTAAGGCGCATTGAAGTCCCATCTATCGCGCCACGATCCGGTGCCGTAGCAGACAGAGCCCCATGCATAACCTTCAGGCCAGTTTACACCGTCGCGTGATGACAGGTATCGCAACTGAACCTGGTTGGTTTGCATGGGGTTTGCCTATAGCTTTCGATTGACGATAGCGATGGAGGTTGGAAAACCTGTGACCGACAACAACCGCAGACCTTTTCTCGAATTGCGAGGTATTGAAAAGCACTTTGGCCATGTGAAAGCACTGCAAGGCGTTGATTTCGATATCGCTGAAGCGGAAGTCATCGCTCTTGTTGGCGACAATGGCGCCGGCAAATCGACTCTCATCAAGGTTATTTCCGGCGCCCATCAACCCGACGCCGGTGAGATTCGCATCGACGGACAGCCCGTTGAGTTTCACAACCCAAGGGATGCATTGGAGGCGGGCATCGCGACAGTCTATCAAGACCTGGCTTTGGTGGATCAGCGGGATGTTGCCTCGAATATCTTTCTTGGGCGAGAGCTGACGCGAGGGTTGGTGCTCGATAAAAAGAAGATGGTCGAGGAAACAGGCCGGGTTTTAAACGAACTGCGCAGCGACATCCCCTCGGTGCACACAGAAGTCGGCATGCTTTCGGGCGGCCAGCGACAGGCCGTCGCCATCGCGCGGGCGCTCAACCAACGCCAGGGTATGCGGATGATCATCATGGATGAACCGGTCGCAGCCCTGGGCATCGAGGAAACGCGTAAGGTTTTGCGGCTGATTGCCCGCTTGAAGTCGCAGGGATTCGCCATCATCGTCATCAGCCACAATCTGGAACATATATTCTCTGTAGCGGATCGAATCGTCGTGTTACGGAGAGGCAGGCTGGTGGGCATTCGCCAGCGAGAAGAGGTCACCGCAACCGAGATCGTTCATCTCATCGTCGGCGCCGAGTTTTCCTAGAACGAATCAGGTGATGATATGAATCAAGACCCGGAAAAGCTTATCGATCATCAAGAAGTCGATGCACTTTTGGATGATTTGGGCGCAGATGCTGAGGATAAGACAATCGCGGAGGATTCCTCCCGCTCCTCCTTTCTCAGGCGCGCGCGCGGGGCGAGTACGCTGATTGCGGCTCTTCTCATTTTCACAGGATTGTCGTTGGCGACTCCGCTATTCCTGACTGTTCCCAACGTGATGCTGGTGGCGCGGCAGATATCGATTCTGCAGATTATTGCCATCGGTATGACCTTTCTGTTCATTTCCAGGGAGATCGACCTGTCGGTTGGCTCCATCTATGGTTTTTTGGCGGTCGCTTTGGCAACGCTCATCGCCAAGAACTCGGTCGACCCCTGGATAGCAATGGGGTTGGTCGTGGTATTGGGCGGTTTCATCGGTTTCATAAACGGATTTGTGACAACGCAATTTGGCATTCCCTCCTTTATCGTCACGCTCGGCAGCTTGAGCATACTTAGAGGCGCAGCATTGTTGCTGAGCGGCGGCTGGCCCATCTCTCTCAAGCTGGCTGATGACCATTCCTTTCCCACGCTGACAGATGGGCGCCTTTTCGACACGGTACCGGCGCAGATTTTCTGGATGTTGGTTCTTACCATCGCAGCGGGGTTTTTGTTGCGTAAGACCAAGTTCGGCGCTCATGTTTTTGCTACCGGCGGCAATGAGGAGGCTGCCGTTCTTTCCGGCATTCCTACCAAGCGCGTCAAAACCCTCTGTTTCGTGATGACAGGCGCGCTGTGCGGTGTCGCCGCCGGGCTGCTTCTGGGCCAGGTCGGTAGCGGCTTTCCCCTCACCGGGCAGGGCCTCGAGCTGGATGTTATCGCAGCGGTCGTCATCGGCGGCACGCCACTGTGGGGCGGCTCCGGCAGCATCTTCGGCACCCTGCTCGGTTCAGCGATTATCGGCATGATCACGAATGGCCTGGTGCTGCTGGGCGCCAGCGCCTATTTGGAGCCTGTGGCCAAGGGCGCCATCATCGTTCTGGCGGTGCTGGCCGATACGCTCATCCGCCGCCGTGTTACGTAGCGATATCCACGCAACACTCATCTTGTTGACCGGGAGAACCAGCTATGCCTACGCTTGAGCCAGGAACTATCGTGCGGGTCTTGCAGGAGGATTGGGCCCCATTTCAGAATATCCGGCGCACAGTTCAGGCGTTCACAGAGCGAACCGGCGTCAAGGTTGAGGTTGTCCTGAGCGAGATCCCTGAGTTCTGGGAATTGATTGACCGCAGTTTCCGCCAGGATGAGCCACCTTTCGACCTCGTCGGCGCAGATGAGATCATGCTGATGCAGTATGCACGGGAAGGCATAGCGGAAGCTCTGGATGGCCTTGTCACTGCGGATGATTATGACTTGAGTGATTTTGAGCCGGCGGTTCTGGATGCGCTGAGTTACAAGGGGCGCCTGTATGGCCTGCCTTATGCCGCCGTCGCAAGTGTGCTCATCTACCGCCAGGACTTGTTTGAGCGCCACGGGTTTGAGGTGCCGCAGACGATGCAGCAGTTGACTGACACGGCACTCGCCATCCAGGAGGCAGTGCGTGCGGATGGGCAGGAGGAATTCTACGGTATTACCTTGCGGGGCGCTCCCAGTTGCGGATTGAATTTCTGGACGATTGGCTCTACCTGGGCGCCGGCCTGGAGCGTCAAATGGTACGACGACACAGGCAGACCCACTCTGGACACGCCCGAATTCCTGGCCGCTCTCGAAAACTATCTCGACCTGCTGCATCGCGCCGGCCCGCCGGAATCCTGGAAATTCGGCTTCGTCGAGTGCATGGATTGTTATCTCGGCGGCAAGGCGGCCATGGTGATTGAGCCTGCAAACGAAGCTTCGATGGTTTATGAACATGGCGGGCCGATTGCAGATGGAACCAGCACAGCGCTGGTCCCCGCTGGACCGCTGGGCACGCGCCATGCCGGACTCTATTGCCCTCCCTATGCAATCCCGGCGAAATCTCCAATGAAGGATGCGGCCTGGGAACTGGCCAGGTTGCTCTGTTCGGCGGAAGCTGTGCTGGATGACGCCCTGCGCAGCGGCATGGTCGAGGTTGCACGCAGGTCGGTGCTGGAAGATGAGCGATTCGTAGCTCGTTTCCCGGCCAATTTGGTGGAAACAACCCGAAACACGCGGGCGATCGCCCGCGCCGAGCGGCCAACACCGCGGCAGGGACTGCTCGTCGGAGATATCATCGGCGAGGAATGCGCCCTCGCCCTGGCCGGTGAACAGACTGCCCGCCAGGCCCTGCGACATGCTCAGCAGCGGGTCAGTGCTTTGGGCCCGCCGGATTAGTGATGAAATCTATTTCTGCGATACCAGGTTGCCGGGTGGAACATGGGGAATTTCGCGGCTGGAAGGCTGTTTATCTGCAGAATGGCCTGGTCACGGTAGCAGCGGTCCCCGACCTTGGCGGCCGTATCATGGCCTACGACCTGGGCGAATTTCCATATCTTTACGTTGAACGGGCGTTGGCAGGGAAGCTGTTTGGGGCAGAGGAGAATCTGGGCGACGGCTCGCTGGCAGCCTGGAAGAACTATGGCGGCGACAAGACCTGGCCCTCTCCCCAGGGTTGGGACAACGACGAGCAATGGCACGGCCCGCCCGACCCGATTCTTGACTCTGGCCGCTTTCAGGTGATCGACCTGACATCCACACCTGACTCGGCCGCCATCGAGATGGTCAGCCCGCCAGACCCCCGCACCGGCCTTCAGATCACGCGCCGCCTGACATTGCATCGGGGCAGCAGCCGCCTGACCCTGGACCTGTCCTTTACCAACATCTCGGATAGAAGGATTCGCTGGAGTATCTGGGATGTAGTGCAGCTGCGAGCCGAGCACGAGGCGTCGGATGGTTCGCTACAGCCCGACACTTCATGCGTCGTCACGGCCCCGCTCAATCCTGCCAGCCGTTTTCCCCGTGGTTTCTCCGTCATGTTCGGGTCGCAGGACAATCCACAATGGCAGGTTGAGCCTGAAACGGGATTGTTCGTCGGGCGCTACCTCAGCGAGATGGGAAAGGTGGGCATCGATTCCTCCGGTGGTTGGATTGCCTTCAGCAATGAGAGAGCAGGCTACACCTTTGCCGAGCGTTTTACCTACGACCCTGCGGCGGTATATCCTGACGACGGTGCCACAGTAGAGTGCTGGACGACCGGCAGAGGCGTTGTTGGCAATCTCAGCTTCGAGGACAGCCAGGTTTTCCACATGGAGACCGAGGTACTCAGCCCGCTTTTTACCTTCCAGCCAGGCCAGCGCCGCTCTTTCCGGATCGAATGGGGCGCGTGCCGCTTACCTGGTCGGGTGGTGGATGTGCAGCCGGGCGGATGCTCGTTCCAGGTCTTGAGCGTGCAAGGGGAAAATGGCGATTTTCGGGTAGGTGGCGTGTTCGGTGTGTTCGACTATGCAGAACTCAGTTTGGTCGGCAAGGATGAAACAGGGAATGAGAAATACAGAGTCTCACTGGGTAGTGTCAGCCCCCTGGAATCTGCGACGGTTGATTCGTCGCTGCCATTTTCCCTCGATGCGACAGTGTTGGAACTGCAAGCCACCGCCGTGAGCGACCGCCAGTCCCGTCTGCTGGCGAGCGTTCACCTGAAACAGGGTTGACGAAATGGCTGGCAAGTGATCTTTGAACGTATGCAAATGGAGAAATCATGAATTCCCGAGAACGTGTACAAACCGCACTCAACCACCAGGAACCTGACCGTGTCCCCTTCGACCTGGGGGGCACGCCCATGTCAGGCATGCACAGGATCGCTTACAAGAATCTGCGCGCCTACCTGGGCCTGCCCGAGGTCGAGATCAGGGTGGTGGACAGCATCCAGCAGTTGGCCGCCATCGACGATGACGTGGCCGACCTGCTGAAGATCGATATCCACAACGTGGCCCCTCGCTCATCCGCCAAGTACAATCTGGTCTACAGGGACGAGGGCGATTACACCGCCTATACCGATGAGTGGGGTATCGGTTGGCGCAGCCCCAAGAAGGGCGGCCTCTATTACGATATGTATTCCTGGCCGCTGGCACCCTTTGAAACGGCTGAGGAAATCGCCGCCAATTACACCTGGCCCGATGCCGGTGATCCCA
Encoded proteins:
- a CDS encoding uroporphyrinogen decarboxylase family protein; the encoded protein is MNLALTHRQPDRVPLDLAGSVVTGMAASAVYQLRQALGLDEPGTPVKVIEPYQMLGEVKADLMEVLGVDVVPLQGNRTIFGFRNVDWKPWTTFDGAPVLVPGGFNTEPQENGDIMMYPEGDRSVAPSGRMPKGGWYFDAIIRQPFIDDDNLNVEDNLEEFGPISDEDLEYLRAEAERLYTSTDKALLANFGGTGFGDIALVPAPWLKDPRGIRDVEEWYISTIARRDYVYQVFERQCEIGLENLTRIHEVVGENVTAIIVTATDFGMQRGCFISPRSYRDLYAPFHREVNSWIHANTSWKTFIHSCGSIMPLIDDFIEVGFDILNPVQTSAANMQPQELKQRFGERITFWGGGVDTQQTFPNGSPDEVRREVRERIEVFGEGGGFVFNTIHNVQANVPVENIVAMYETVRGDDSY
- a CDS encoding substrate-binding domain-containing protein; protein product: MTTEKKSRKEISMRVALTFMAVAAVVIILAGCAAPIVPAAAPAAAPDTAAEPAEQEGPKRKVIFVTHDLNPFFIPAIIGLKDFGEMAGWETEFIGPTIHDTQGTIEYQYNALAAQPDAVGFTAVDSDAFLDPIRQAQEAGIPVVLFNTRAPGVKEETGVAYVGQDFVQAGHIAGYELGKYITEHTGKTEGLVVQPIIAPGHFALETRNSAGTEGLQRYNEEFGTNFTTEALATTTEPDQAMADFEAKWAADGDKIVGWLAADFTHTFVGDWAKKNDLVGQFAVGGYDLLDATMTNIKDGSVDFSIGQNPYGQGFLTAALIFQQLERGYPASDIDTGAELIDASTIDAVIERETLWKEAGQELGFDLETGG
- a CDS encoding ATP-binding cassette domain-containing protein; its protein translation is MTDNNRRPFLELRGIEKHFGHVKALQGVDFDIAEAEVIALVGDNGAGKSTLIKVISGAHQPDAGEIRIDGQPVEFHNPRDALEAGIATVYQDLALVDQRDVASNIFLGRELTRGLVLDKKKMVEETGRVLNELRSDIPSVHTEVGMLSGGQRQAVAIARALNQRQGMRMIIMDEPVAALGIEETRKVLRLIARLKSQGFAIIVISHNLEHIFSVADRIVVLRRGRLVGIRQREEVTATEIVHLIVGAEFS
- a CDS encoding ABC transporter permease codes for the protein MNQDPEKLIDHQEVDALLDDLGADAEDKTIAEDSSRSSFLRRARGASTLIAALLIFTGLSLATPLFLTVPNVMLVARQISILQIIAIGMTFLFISREIDLSVGSIYGFLAVALATLIAKNSVDPWIAMGLVVVLGGFIGFINGFVTTQFGIPSFIVTLGSLSILRGAALLLSGGWPISLKLADDHSFPTLTDGRLFDTVPAQIFWMLVLTIAAGFLLRKTKFGAHVFATGGNEEAAVLSGIPTKRVKTLCFVMTGALCGVAAGLLLGQVGSGFPLTGQGLELDVIAAVVIGGTPLWGGSGSIFGTLLGSAIIGMITNGLVLLGASAYLEPVAKGAIIVLAVLADTLIRRRVT
- a CDS encoding extracellular solute-binding protein; protein product: MPTLEPGTIVRVLQEDWAPFQNIRRTVQAFTERTGVKVEVVLSEIPEFWELIDRSFRQDEPPFDLVGADEIMLMQYAREGIAEALDGLVTADDYDLSDFEPAVLDALSYKGRLYGLPYAAVASVLIYRQDLFERHGFEVPQTMQQLTDTALAIQEAVRADGQEEFYGITLRGAPSCGLNFWTIGSTWAPAWSVKWYDDTGRPTLDTPEFLAALENYLDLLHRAGPPESWKFGFVECMDCYLGGKAAMVIEPANEASMVYEHGGPIADGTSTALVPAGPLGTRHAGLYCPPYAIPAKSPMKDAAWELARLLCSAEAVLDDALRSGMVEVARRSVLEDERFVARFPANLVETTRNTRAIARAERPTPRQGLLVGDIIGEECALALAGEQTARQALRHAQQRVSALGPPD
- a CDS encoding DUF4380 domain-containing protein, coding for MKSISAIPGCRVEHGEFRGWKAVYLQNGLVTVAAVPDLGGRIMAYDLGEFPYLYVERALAGKLFGAEENLGDGSLAAWKNYGGDKTWPSPQGWDNDEQWHGPPDPILDSGRFQVIDLTSTPDSAAIEMVSPPDPRTGLQITRRLTLHRGSSRLTLDLSFTNISDRRIRWSIWDVVQLRAEHEASDGSLQPDTSCVVTAPLNPASRFPRGFSVMFGSQDNPQWQVEPETGLFVGRYLSEMGKVGIDSSGGWIAFSNERAGYTFAERFTYDPAAVYPDDGATVECWTTGRGVVGNLSFEDSQVFHMETEVLSPLFTFQPGQRRSFRIEWGACRLPGRVVDVQPGGCSFQVLSVQGENGDFRVGGVFGVFDYAELSLVGKDETGNEKYRVSLGSVSPLESATVDSSLPFSLDATVLELQATAVSDRQSRLLASVHLKQG